From one Erythrobacter sp. HKB08 genomic stretch:
- a CDS encoding DUF448 domain-containing protein → MRTPNNERLSPDIADKPEGRSNSGPGKSCPERRCILTGDTAPRDTLVRLAISPDGLVLPDPAAKAPGRGAWIGVARVELEEALAKGKLRGALARAFKGAPLTIPEDLPRLVEDALRKQFLDRLGLEMRSGNIILGSDRIAEQARMGRVALLLHARDAREDGRKKLDQAWRVGRDAEGSGERGMTLPLDRAALSVALGRENVVHLGVNGRRAEDAAAERILPILARLSHYIGADAPEETAGEAASAAARDDELEV, encoded by the coding sequence ATGCGGACTCCGAACAATGAGCGCCTGAGCCCCGACATCGCTGACAAGCCCGAGGGCCGGAGCAATTCCGGCCCCGGGAAGTCCTGCCCGGAACGCCGCTGCATTCTCACCGGCGACACCGCCCCGCGCGATACGCTCGTGCGGCTGGCGATCTCGCCCGACGGGCTGGTGCTGCCGGATCCTGCCGCCAAGGCGCCGGGCCGTGGCGCCTGGATAGGCGTGGCGCGCGTCGAACTCGAAGAGGCATTGGCGAAGGGCAAGCTGCGCGGCGCACTGGCGCGTGCCTTCAAGGGAGCGCCGCTGACGATCCCGGAAGACCTGCCGCGACTGGTCGAGGATGCGCTGCGCAAGCAGTTTCTCGACCGGCTGGGTCTCGAAATGCGCAGCGGAAACATTATCTTGGGCTCGGACCGGATCGCCGAACAGGCGAGAATGGGGCGGGTTGCCCTCCTTTTGCACGCGCGCGATGCCCGTGAGGACGGGCGCAAGAAACTCGACCAGGCATGGCGCGTAGGGCGCGATGCGGAAGGTAGCGGTGAGCGGGGAATGACCTTGCCACTGGACCGGGCGGCTTTGTCTGTGGCATTGGGCCGCGAGAACGTCGTCCACCTGGGCGTGAATGGCCGTAGGGCCGAAGATGCTGCGGCCGAGCGGATCCTGCCGATCCTCGCGCGCCTGTCGCACTACATCGGGGCCGATGCCCCTGAAGAGACCGCCGGCGAAGCTGCCTCGGCAGCGGCGCGGGACGACGAATTGGAAGTTTGA
- the nusA gene encoding transcription termination factor NusA: MASAISANKAELLAIANSVASEKMIDKAIVIEAMEEAIQKSARNRYGSENDIRAKLDPQTGDLSLWRVVEVVEEVEDYFKQVDLKQAQKLQDGAQIGDFIVDPLPPVDLGRIDAQSAKQVIFQKVRDAERERQFEEFKDRAGEVITGVIKSVEFGHVIVNLGRAEGVIRRDQQIPREAARVGERVRALITKVERNNRGPQIFLSRAHPDFMRKLFAQEVPEIYDGIIEIKAAARDPGSRAKIGVISHDSSIDPVGACVGMKGSRVQAVVQELQGEKIDIIPWSEDTATFVVNALQPATVARVVLDEDESRIEVVVPDDQLSLAIGRRGQNVRLASQLTGHQIDIMTEEEASEKRQKEFAERSKMFEEELDVDETLSQLLVAEGFAELEEVAYVELDELASIEGFDEELAEELQSRAKEALERHEEAARTERRELGVEDALADIPHLTEQMLVTLGKGGIKTLDDLADLATDELIAKKREAPRRRNNDGPPMRRPSIREQDKGGVLGEYGLSEEQGNEIIMAARAHWFDDEEEAAPAATDEAATQEAADADSEQ, encoded by the coding sequence ATGGCCAGTGCAATTTCCGCCAACAAGGCAGAGCTGCTCGCGATCGCGAACTCGGTCGCCTCGGAGAAGATGATCGACAAGGCGATCGTCATCGAGGCGATGGAAGAAGCAATCCAGAAGAGCGCGCGCAACCGCTACGGTTCGGAAAACGACATTCGCGCAAAGCTCGACCCGCAGACCGGCGATCTCAGCCTGTGGCGCGTCGTCGAGGTGGTCGAGGAAGTCGAAGACTACTTCAAGCAGGTCGACCTCAAGCAGGCGCAAAAGCTGCAGGACGGCGCGCAGATCGGTGACTTCATCGTCGACCCGCTGCCCCCGGTTGACCTCGGCCGTATCGATGCGCAGTCGGCCAAGCAGGTCATCTTCCAGAAGGTCCGCGACGCAGAGCGTGAACGCCAGTTCGAGGAATTCAAGGACCGCGCGGGCGAAGTCATCACCGGCGTGATCAAGTCGGTCGAATTCGGCCATGTGATCGTCAACCTCGGCCGTGCCGAAGGCGTCATTCGCCGCGACCAGCAGATCCCGCGCGAAGCCGCCCGCGTGGGCGAGCGTGTCCGCGCGCTGATCACCAAGGTGGAACGCAACAACCGCGGTCCGCAGATTTTCCTGAGCCGCGCGCACCCCGACTTCATGCGCAAGCTGTTCGCGCAGGAAGTGCCGGAAATCTACGACGGCATCATCGAGATCAAGGCCGCCGCTCGTGACCCGGGCAGCCGCGCCAAGATCGGCGTCATCAGCCACGACAGCAGCATCGACCCGGTCGGCGCCTGCGTCGGCATGAAGGGTAGCCGCGTCCAGGCCGTCGTGCAGGAACTGCAGGGCGAGAAGATCGACATCATTCCCTGGAGCGAGGACACCGCGACCTTCGTCGTCAACGCGCTCCAGCCGGCTACCGTCGCCCGCGTCGTTCTCGACGAGGACGAGAGCCGCATCGAAGTCGTTGTGCCGGACGATCAGCTCTCGCTGGCAATCGGTCGCCGCGGCCAGAACGTGCGTCTCGCCAGTCAGCTGACCGGCCACCAGATCGACATCATGACCGAGGAAGAAGCCTCGGAGAAGCGCCAGAAGGAATTCGCCGAGCGCTCCAAGATGTTCGAGGAAGAGCTCGACGTCGACGAAACGCTCTCGCAGCTGCTCGTCGCCGAAGGTTTCGCCGAGCTGGAGGAAGTCGCCTACGTCGAACTCGACGAACTCGCTTCGATCGAAGGCTTCGACGAGGAACTGGCCGAAGAGCTGCAGAGCCGCGCCAAGGAAGCGCTCGAGCGCCACGAGGAAGCTGCGCGTACCGAGCGCCGCGAACTCGGCGTCGAAGATGCGCTGGCCGACATCCCGCACCTGACCGAGCAGATGCTGGTCACGCTGGGCAAGGGCGGCATCAAGACGCTCGACGACCTCGCCGACCTCGCGACCGACGAGCTGATCGCCAAGAAGCGCGAAGCTCCGCGTCGTCGCAACAACGACGGCCCGCCGATGCGTCGTCCCTCGATCCGCGAACAGGACAAGGGCGGCGTGCTTGGCGAGTACGGCCTGAGCGAAGAGCAGGGCAACGAGATCATCATGGCTGCCCGCGCGCACTGGTTCGACGACGAAGAGGAAGCTGCGCCCGCAGCGACCGACGAGGCTGCAACGCAGGAGGCCGCCGATGCGGACTCCGAACAATGA
- the rimP gene encoding ribosome maturation protein RimP, whose translation MADLARLTDIIEPEAKALGFDLVRVKMMPSEAGDGGLALQIMAEDPETGQLVIEQCAALSRRVSDRIDELEERGEVLIEGAYHLEVSSPGIDRPLTRVKDYVNWAGHEVKIAMDKSWDGQRNLRGNLIGIEGETVKIEDRKAGEVAVPMSAIHSAQLILTDALIAATRPLDTTGVEDVVETEDEEEKADD comes from the coding sequence ATGGCCGATCTGGCACGCCTGACCGATATTATCGAACCCGAAGCGAAAGCGCTCGGTTTCGATCTCGTGCGCGTGAAGATGATGCCGTCGGAAGCCGGCGATGGCGGCCTGGCCCTGCAGATCATGGCGGAGGACCCGGAAACGGGCCAGCTGGTAATCGAACAATGCGCCGCCTTGTCGCGCCGCGTGTCCGACAGGATCGACGAACTCGAAGAGCGCGGCGAGGTGCTGATCGAAGGCGCCTACCACCTCGAGGTTTCCTCGCCCGGCATCGACCGTCCGCTCACCCGCGTGAAGGATTACGTCAACTGGGCGGGCCACGAGGTGAAGATCGCCATGGACAAGTCGTGGGACGGCCAGCGCAACTTGCGCGGCAATCTCATCGGCATCGAAGGCGAAACCGTGAAAATCGAGGACAGGAAGGCCGGCGAGGTTGCCGTCCCGATGTCCGCAATCCATTCGGCACAGCTCATCCTCACCGATGCGCTGATTGCCGCAACCCGACCGCTCGACACCACCGGCGTCGAGGATGTAGTTGAAACCGAAGACGAAGAAGAAAAGGCTGACGACTGA
- the pspF gene encoding phage shock protein operon transcriptional activator has translation MERENQFIGQSGAFLDAVERTSRAASMRRPVLVIGERGTGKELIAERLHRLSTRWDEPLVTMNCAALPETLIEAELFGHEAGAFTGATKVREGRFEEADKGTLFLDELGTLSMAAQERLLRAVEYGEVTRIGSSRPIRVDVRIVAATNEDLPARAAEGKFRSDLLDRLSFEVITLPPLRVREGDIGVLADYFGRRMAAEIGWEGWPGFSDHVAEQLENHPWPGNVRELRNVVERAVYRWDNWETPIGHVIFDPFDSPWKPVNPPSPETSEPNFRNIVSADARPTADLENIDDLRAAVDEHEKAIVEHALGKHRWNQRQTAKALGLTYDQLRHCIKKHGLSDND, from the coding sequence ATGGAGCGGGAAAATCAGTTCATAGGCCAGTCCGGGGCCTTTCTCGACGCGGTCGAACGGACCAGTCGTGCAGCTTCGATGCGGCGCCCCGTGCTCGTCATCGGCGAGCGCGGGACGGGCAAGGAACTCATCGCCGAGCGCCTGCACCGCCTGTCGACCCGGTGGGACGAACCGCTCGTTACGATGAACTGCGCCGCCTTGCCGGAAACGCTGATCGAGGCCGAACTGTTCGGTCACGAGGCCGGAGCCTTCACCGGTGCTACCAAGGTTCGCGAGGGAAGGTTCGAGGAAGCCGACAAGGGCACTTTATTTCTCGACGAACTGGGCACTCTCTCGATGGCCGCACAAGAGCGCCTGTTGAGGGCCGTTGAATATGGCGAGGTCACCCGCATCGGTTCCTCGCGCCCGATCAGGGTCGACGTGCGCATCGTGGCCGCCACCAACGAAGACCTCCCGGCCCGCGCGGCCGAGGGCAAGTTCCGCTCTGACCTGCTCGACCGGCTGAGCTTCGAAGTCATCACTCTCCCGCCCCTGCGCGTGCGCGAAGGGGATATCGGCGTGCTTGCGGACTACTTCGGGCGTCGCATGGCCGCGGAGATCGGGTGGGAAGGCTGGCCGGGCTTTTCCGACCATGTCGCCGAGCAGCTCGAGAACCACCCCTGGCCGGGCAATGTGCGCGAGCTGCGCAACGTCGTCGAACGCGCGGTCTACCGGTGGGACAATTGGGAAACGCCGATCGGCCATGTAATTTTCGACCCGTTCGATTCCCCGTGGAAGCCGGTCAATCCGCCGTCGCCGGAAACCAGCGAACCCAACTTCCGCAATATCGTCTCCGCAGATGCGCGCCCGACCGCCGACCTCGAGAACATCGACGACCTGCGTGCCGCCGTGGACGAGCACGAGAAGGCGATCGTCGAGCACGCGCTCGGCAAGCATCGCTGGAACCAGCGCCAGACCGCCAAGGCACTCGGCCTGACCTACGACCAGCTGCGTCACTGCATCAAGAAGCACGGGTTGTCGGACAACGACTGA
- the pspA gene encoding phage shock protein PspA, giving the protein MNMPVGKNPLGPERTVKAQRFQSGAAPKARGDAPARNPLSRLETEVERLRKSPTPTQSPSTSDRIQDVFNSGVPFMGIFSRTRDIIAANFNDMLDKADDPEKMIRMIILEMEETLVEVRASAARTIADQKEMHRATVKLDKLQADWAEKAQLALSKDREDLARAALVEKKKAADMSDQLKQEIAVLDDALRAYEKDIHKLQNRLREARSRQTAIAARLESAENRVKLRSLMTHERTDDALSRFDQLERRVDYAEGRADSLAIADKSGTPSLADEIAALEGADKIDDELAEMKRALGMGGSEDKKD; this is encoded by the coding sequence ATGAACATGCCCGTTGGCAAGAACCCCCTAGGTCCGGAGCGCACCGTCAAGGCCCAGCGCTTCCAGTCCGGCGCAGCCCCCAAGGCTCGCGGTGACGCTCCGGCCCGCAATCCGCTTTCGCGGCTCGAAACCGAGGTCGAACGCCTCCGCAAGAGCCCGACTCCAACCCAGTCGCCTTCCACCAGCGACCGGATCCAAGACGTCTTCAACTCCGGAGTGCCCTTTATGGGAATTTTCAGTCGTACCCGCGATATCATCGCCGCCAACTTCAATGACATGCTCGACAAGGCCGACGACCCCGAGAAGATGATCCGCATGATCATCCTCGAAATGGAGGAAACGCTGGTCGAAGTCCGCGCAAGCGCCGCCCGCACGATCGCCGACCAGAAGGAAATGCACCGCGCGACGGTCAAGCTCGACAAGCTCCAGGCCGACTGGGCCGAGAAGGCGCAGCTCGCACTCTCGAAGGACCGCGAGGACCTCGCCCGTGCCGCGCTGGTCGAGAAGAAGAAGGCTGCCGACATGTCGGACCAGCTCAAGCAGGAAATCGCCGTGCTGGACGATGCGCTGCGGGCCTACGAGAAGGACATTCACAAGCTGCAGAACCGCCTGCGTGAAGCACGCAGCCGCCAGACCGCGATCGCCGCGCGCCTCGAAAGCGCCGAGAACCGCGTCAAGCTGCGCAGCCTGATGACGCACGAGCGGACCGACGATGCGCTGTCGCGCTTCGACCAGCTCGAACGCCGTGTCGACTACGCCGAAGGCCGGGCCGACTCGCTCGCCATCGCCGACAAGTCCGGCACGCCGAGCCTGGCCGACGAGATCGCCGCGCTCGAAGGTGCTGACAAGATCGACGACGAACTCGCAGAAATGAAACGCGCGCTCGGCATGGGCGGCAGCGAAGACAAGAAGGACTGA
- the pspB gene encoding envelope stress response membrane protein PspB has translation MEEIIIIPAIFIGLPWLILHYVTKWKSAATITTDDEALLDDLYQLAKRLDERMDTVERLVAADHPEFNNTRLLPDRETDNQPLRELDRLMAEKKGAKL, from the coding sequence GTGGAAGAGATCATCATCATCCCCGCCATTTTCATCGGCCTGCCGTGGCTCATCCTCCACTACGTCACGAAGTGGAAGTCTGCCGCGACCATCACGACCGATGACGAAGCGCTGCTCGACGACCTCTACCAGCTCGCCAAGCGCCTCGACGAACGGATGGACACAGTCGAGCGCCTCGTCGCCGCCGATCATCCGGAATTCAACAACACGCGGCTCCTGCCGGACCGCGAAACGGACAACCAGCCGCTGCGCGAACTCGATCGCCTGATGGCTGAAAAGAAGGGAGCCAAGCTGTGA
- the pspC gene encoding envelope stress response membrane protein PspC: MNTPRTTLYRDKQNAKLMGVCSGIADYTGVNALWVRLAVLALTFMTGGMTIPAYFIAGLLLNKKPPHLYVDQEEQVYWQRVRQSPKRTAREIRSRMRDVDRRLAEVESFYVSSNPRLTAEIERLR; this comes from the coding sequence GTGAACACCCCGCGGACCACTCTTTATCGCGACAAGCAGAATGCCAAGCTGATGGGCGTCTGCTCGGGAATTGCGGACTATACCGGCGTCAACGCGCTGTGGGTTCGCCTCGCAGTCCTCGCCCTCACCTTCATGACCGGCGGTATGACCATCCCGGCCTACTTCATCGCCGGCCTGTTGCTGAACAAGAAGCCACCGCATCTCTACGTCGACCAGGAAGAGCAAGTCTACTGGCAGCGGGTTCGGCAGAGCCCGAAGCGCACGGCACGCGAAATCCGCTCGCGAATGCGCGACGTCGATCGCCGCCTGGCCGAAGTCGAGAGCTTCTACGTCAGCAGCAATCCGCGCCTGACCGCCGAAATCGAGCGGCTGCGCTGA
- a CDS encoding SufE family protein: protein MRSIDDIREEYEFLEGDERYRLLIELGRELEPMPDALKTDATLVRGCSASVWVYPTESGDTLHFLADSNAAITKGIVALVISAVQDKPAKDVATLDIEGELAPFDLRNQLSSNRTQGIPNMIALVKEHAARLAAA from the coding sequence ATGAGATCAATCGACGATATCCGTGAGGAGTACGAATTCCTCGAAGGCGACGAACGCTATCGCCTGCTGATCGAACTGGGCCGCGAACTCGAGCCCATGCCCGACGCCCTCAAGACCGACGCGACGCTGGTGCGCGGATGTTCGGCAAGCGTCTGGGTCTATCCCACCGAAAGCGGCGACACGCTGCATTTCCTCGCAGACAGCAATGCAGCCATCACCAAGGGCATCGTCGCGCTGGTGATCTCGGCTGTGCAGGACAAGCCGGCGAAGGATGTCGCAACGCTCGACATCGAAGGCGAGCTTGCCCCGTTCGACCTCAGGAACCAGCTGTCCTCCAACCGGACGCAGGGCATTCCCAACATGATCGCACTGGTGAAGGAACACGCGGCGAGGCTTGCTGCGGCCTGA
- a CDS encoding YbaN family protein, translating into MRTLYLVCGIFFVVLGAIGAFMPIMPTVPFLLVAVYCFARSNPEWERKILDHPTWGPQVRDWTERRAISRRAKIMAIGAMSVGAVFTWYTLGHPWYWISIAILVVAGSWIATRNE; encoded by the coding sequence ATGCGCACGCTCTACCTTGTTTGCGGCATCTTCTTCGTAGTGCTCGGCGCGATCGGCGCCTTCATGCCGATCATGCCGACCGTCCCGTTCCTGCTCGTGGCAGTCTACTGCTTCGCGCGCAGCAACCCGGAATGGGAGCGCAAGATCCTCGACCATCCGACCTGGGGGCCCCAAGTGCGCGACTGGACGGAGCGCCGGGCGATCTCGCGCCGCGCGAAGATCATGGCCATCGGCGCAATGAGCGTCGGCGCGGTCTTCACCTGGTACACCCTCGGGCACCCGTGGTACTGGATTTCAATCGCTATCCTGGTTGTCGCCGGCAGCTGGATCGCGACCCGCAACGAATAG
- a CDS encoding sterol desaturase family protein — protein MDILLPALIVIATVFAMEWVAWASHKYIMHGFGWAWHRDHHEPHDNVLEKNDLYAIVGAAMSISMFALGSPLVMGASAWWPGTWIGLGILFYGIIYTLVHDGLVHQRYFRWVPKRGYAKRLVQAHKLHHATIGKEGGVSFGFVFARDPAKLKAELKRQREAGIAVVRESAGA, from the coding sequence ATGGACATCCTGCTGCCAGCCCTGATCGTCATTGCCACCGTCTTCGCGATGGAGTGGGTCGCGTGGGCCAGCCATAAGTACATCATGCACGGCTTCGGCTGGGCGTGGCACCGCGACCACCATGAGCCGCACGACAATGTGCTCGAGAAGAACGATCTCTATGCCATCGTCGGCGCGGCGATGAGCATCTCGATGTTTGCGCTCGGCAGCCCGCTCGTCATGGGCGCTTCCGCCTGGTGGCCGGGCACCTGGATCGGGCTCGGCATCCTCTTCTACGGGATCATCTACACGCTGGTTCACGACGGTCTCGTCCACCAGCGCTATTTCCGCTGGGTGCCCAAGCGTGGCTACGCGAAGCGGCTGGTGCAGGCGCACAAGCTGCACCATGCGACGATCGGCAAGGAAGGCGGGGTCAGCTTCGGCTTCGTATTCGCGCGCGATCCGGCAAAGCTGAAAGCCGAACTCAAGCGGCAGCGCGAAGCAGGCATTGCCGTCGTGCGCGAGAGCGCCGGGGCCTGA
- a CDS encoding thioesterase family protein gives MSAKPFAFPIKVVPGDIDFMGHVNNARYLGWVQDAVLAHWRKLAPAEEVASKAWVALKHEITYRKPAFLEDDVIAETVLESIKGARAFYRTVIQRGEDVLAEVQSAWCCIDAETLRPARIGEEVSRFFFPKDD, from the coding sequence ATGTCAGCAAAGCCTTTCGCCTTTCCGATCAAGGTCGTGCCCGGTGATATCGATTTCATGGGGCACGTGAACAATGCCCGCTACCTCGGCTGGGTGCAGGACGCCGTGCTCGCGCACTGGCGCAAGCTTGCCCCGGCGGAAGAAGTGGCGAGCAAGGCGTGGGTCGCGCTCAAGCACGAGATCACCTATCGCAAGCCCGCCTTCCTCGAAGACGACGTGATCGCCGAAACCGTGCTCGAAAGCATCAAGGGCGCGCGTGCGTTCTACCGCACGGTCATCCAGCGCGGCGAAGACGTTCTTGCCGAAGTACAAAGCGCCTGGTGCTGCATCGACGCGGAAACCCTGCGCCCGGCACGCATCGGCGAAGAAGTGTCGCGGTTCTTTTTTCCCAAGGACGATTGA
- the leuC gene encoding 3-isopropylmalate dehydratase large subunit, which translates to MASRPRTLYDKIWDAHVVETRDDGTSLLFIDRHLVHEVTSPQAFEALRAAGRPVRRPDLTLAVPDHNLPTTPRLDATGNRIPIADPQSAQQLAALERNAPDFGIRYIDASAPQQGIVHVVGPEQGFSLPGSTIVCGDSHTAAHGGIGALAFGIGTSEVEHVLATQTLQLKKSKAMEIRVEGELSPGVTAKDLILHIIGRIGTAGGTGHVIEYRGAVFEAMSVEARLTVCNMSIEAGARAGLIAPDETVFRYLKGRPYTPTGENWDRALAWWKTLHTDEGAVFDKTVIIQASDVEPTVTWGTSPEDTAPIGGTIPAPESFADPSKQEAARKSLEYMGLEAGQKLSDVEVQTVFIGSCTNSRIEDLRAAAEVLRGRKKADNVHWAIVVPGSGLVKQQAEEEGLDKVFIEAGLEWREPGCSACLGMNPDKVPPGDRCASTSNRNFVGRQGPGARTHLMSPAMAAAAAVTGKLTDVRELVG; encoded by the coding sequence ATGGCCAGCCGCCCCCGCACTCTTTACGACAAGATCTGGGATGCCCACGTCGTCGAAACGCGCGACGATGGCACCAGCCTTCTCTTCATCGACCGGCACCTCGTCCACGAGGTTACCAGCCCGCAGGCTTTCGAAGCGCTGCGCGCTGCAGGACGCCCCGTCAGGCGCCCCGACCTGACCCTCGCGGTGCCCGACCACAACCTGCCGACAACCCCGCGGCTCGATGCCACTGGCAATCGCATCCCGATCGCCGATCCGCAAAGCGCGCAGCAGCTCGCCGCCCTCGAACGCAACGCGCCCGATTTCGGCATCCGCTACATCGATGCGAGCGCGCCGCAGCAGGGCATCGTCCATGTCGTCGGGCCGGAGCAGGGCTTCTCGCTTCCCGGCAGCACGATCGTGTGCGGCGACAGCCACACGGCTGCCCATGGCGGGATCGGCGCACTCGCTTTCGGCATCGGCACTAGCGAGGTCGAGCATGTGCTCGCCACCCAGACGCTCCAGCTGAAGAAATCGAAAGCGATGGAAATCCGCGTCGAGGGCGAACTTTCGCCCGGCGTTACGGCCAAGGACCTGATCCTCCACATCATCGGCCGGATCGGGACGGCTGGCGGCACCGGACACGTCATCGAATATCGCGGAGCCGTGTTCGAGGCGATGAGCGTCGAAGCGCGCCTGACCGTGTGCAACATGAGCATCGAGGCGGGCGCGCGTGCCGGCCTGATCGCTCCCGACGAGACGGTTTTCCGCTATCTCAAGGGCAGGCCCTACACGCCGACCGGCGAGAACTGGGATCGCGCGCTCGCCTGGTGGAAGACGCTCCATACCGACGAGGGCGCGGTGTTCGACAAAACCGTCATCATCCAGGCGAGCGATGTCGAACCGACCGTGACCTGGGGCACCAGCCCGGAAGACACTGCGCCGATCGGCGGCACGATCCCCGCACCCGAAAGCTTCGCCGACCCCTCGAAACAGGAAGCTGCGCGCAAGAGCCTCGAATACATGGGCCTCGAAGCGGGCCAGAAGCTGTCCGACGTCGAGGTGCAGACCGTCTTCATCGGCAGCTGTACCAACAGCCGTATCGAGGACCTGCGTGCCGCCGCCGAAGTGCTGCGCGGCCGCAAGAAGGCGGACAATGTCCACTGGGCCATCGTCGTCCCCGGCTCCGGCCTCGTTAAGCAGCAGGCCGAAGAGGAAGGGCTCGACAAGGTTTTCATCGAAGCCGGCCTCGAATGGCGCGAGCCCGGGTGCTCGGCCTGTCTCGGCATGAACCCCGACAAAGTGCCGCCCGGCGACCGCTGCGCTTCCACCTCCAACCGCAATTTCGTCGGCCGGCAGGGACCGGGTGCACGCACGCACCTGATGAGCCCCGCCATGGCCGCCGCCGCCGCCGTCACCGGGAAACTCACCGATGTCCGTGAACTTGTTGGCTGA
- the leuD gene encoding 3-isopropylmalate dehydratase small subunit — protein sequence MKAVSTIEGRAIPYGAKNVDTDVIIPAKWLKTISREGLGEGAFESVRANPDNVFDDPEYAGAPILIAGDNFGCGSSREHAAWALLDLGITAVIAPSFSDIFSGNAFKNGILAVALPQEQVDRLLEVAREHPINIDLESQTVTTPFQDRFAFDIDPFRKHCLLNGLDEIGLTLEREASITTYEQRQARDMPWLAQGTGEKAA from the coding sequence ATGAAAGCAGTCTCGACCATCGAAGGGCGCGCGATTCCCTATGGCGCGAAGAACGTCGACACCGACGTGATCATCCCGGCCAAATGGCTCAAGACCATTTCGCGAGAGGGACTGGGCGAAGGGGCGTTTGAGAGCGTCCGTGCAAATCCGGACAACGTGTTCGACGATCCCGAATACGCCGGCGCGCCGATCCTGATCGCGGGCGACAATTTCGGCTGCGGATCGAGCCGCGAGCATGCCGCTTGGGCGCTGCTCGACCTCGGCATTACCGCCGTCATCGCGCCGAGCTTCTCCGACATCTTCTCGGGCAATGCCTTCAAGAACGGCATCCTTGCCGTCGCGCTACCGCAGGAGCAGGTCGACCGCCTGCTGGAGGTCGCGCGCGAGCATCCGATCAACATCGATCTCGAAAGCCAGACGGTGACAACGCCGTTCCAGGACCGATTTGCCTTCGACATCGACCCGTTCCGCAAGCACTGCCTGCTGAACGGTCTCGACGAAATCGGCCTCACGCTCGAGCGGGAGGCATCCATCACGACATACGAACAGCGCCAGGCACGCGACATGCCATGGCTCGCACAAGGAACAGGGGAGAAAGCCGCATGA
- a CDS encoding NADPH:quinone oxidoreductase family protein produces MKALRTHAVGGPETLTLDEVEVPTPGKGEVLVDVKACAINYPDTLMIRDLYQFKPERPYSPGGEIAGVIEAVGEGVEGYSVGDKVMAGIGNGGLAEKVVVPANRMFPVPDGVAFEKAASLLMTYGTTIHGLKDRGHIKEGDTVLVLGAAGGVGLSAVELAKAFGARVVAAVSSEEKGEVAKKAGADEVVIYPKTEMDKDASKALANAFKAACGPEGANIVYDIVGGQYSEPALRSIAWEGKFLVVGFPAGIAKMPLNLTLLKSCDIAGVFWGAFTAREPVKFREQVEELFDLMKAGKIDPLVSETFPLERGGDAIAKLENRQAVGKLVVTMD; encoded by the coding sequence ATGAAGGCTCTACGCACGCACGCAGTCGGTGGTCCGGAAACGCTCACGCTCGACGAGGTGGAGGTTCCCACCCCCGGCAAGGGCGAAGTGCTGGTCGACGTGAAGGCCTGCGCGATCAACTACCCCGACACGCTGATGATCCGCGACCTCTACCAGTTCAAGCCGGAGCGTCCCTATTCGCCCGGCGGCGAGATCGCAGGCGTGATCGAGGCTGTCGGCGAAGGCGTCGAAGGCTATTCGGTCGGCGACAAGGTCATGGCCGGTATCGGCAACGGCGGCCTTGCCGAGAAGGTCGTCGTCCCGGCGAACCGCATGTTCCCGGTGCCTGACGGCGTTGCCTTCGAGAAAGCGGCCTCGCTGCTGATGACCTACGGCACGACGATCCACGGGCTGAAGGACCGCGGCCACATCAAGGAAGGCGATACGGTCCTCGTCCTTGGCGCGGCAGGCGGCGTCGGCCTCTCGGCAGTCGAACTTGCCAAGGCATTCGGTGCGCGCGTCGTCGCTGCCGTCTCCAGCGAGGAAAAGGGCGAAGTCGCGAAGAAGGCCGGTGCCGACGAGGTCGTGATCTATCCCAAGACCGAAATGGACAAGGATGCGTCCAAGGCGCTCGCCAACGCCTTCAAGGCGGCCTGCGGCCCCGAAGGCGCGAACATCGTCTACGACATCGTGGGCGGCCAGTATTCCGAGCCGGCGCTGCGTTCGATCGCCTGGGAAGGCAAGTTCCTCGTCGTCGGCTTCCCGGCCGGTATCGCCAAGATGCCGCTCAATCTCACCCTCCTGAAAAGCTGCGATATCGCCGGCGTTTTCTGGGGCGCCTTCACGGCGCGCGAGCCGGTCAAGTTCCGCGAGCAGGTCGAGGAACTGTTCGACCTGATGAAGGCCGGAAAGATCGACCCGCTGGTGTCGGAAACCTTCCCGCTCGAACGCGGCGGCGATGCGATCGCCAAGCTCGAAAACCGCCAGGCGGTCGGCAAGCTCGTGGTGACGATGGACTGA